In Streptococcus mitis, the DNA window TAATTTGGACGCCAAAAGTCCATGATGTCACGGGTTTGAGCCACATTGTCATTATTAAAGGCCATAATGCGTGGATTTTGTGTAATCAACATAGCCACACTGCCAGCGCCCTGAGTTGGTTCTCCTGGAGTTTCAATACCGTATTTGGCAATATCACTGGCAATGACCAAGACCTTGGACTCTGGAGAATTTTCCACATGCAATTTGGCATAATGGAGGGCAGCTGTCGCTCCATAGCAGGCTTCTTTAATCTCGAAACTACGAGCAAAGGGCTGGATGCCCAGCAAACCATGCACAAAGACGGCTGCAGCCTTACTCTGGTCAATTCCTGACTCGGTAGCCACAATGACCATGTCAATTTCTTGTCTCTCTTGCTCAGTTAAAATAGAGTCACTAGCACTGGCCGCCAAGGTCACTATATCCTCAGTTAGGGGCGCAATACTCAATTCCTTGAGTAAGAGTCCTTTGCTTAATTTTTCAGGGTCAATGCCCCTTGCTTCTGCTAAGTCTTGTAATTTCAAGACATATTGACTGGTCGCAAAACCAATCTTATCAATACCGATTGTCATATTTACCTCTGTTTTATCATTCATGTAAAAAATCGTTCTATACTATTTTATCACAAATGACAGTAAAAGAGAGAAAAAAGACTTGATTCACCAAATCAAGTCTCTTGTTCGTCTAACGATTTTGCTGTTTTCGTAAGTAGGAATACAGTCTGAGAATCACTGTTCCGCTAGCCATGCCAATAGAGATTACCAGAGCCAACATGACAACTAAAGTTGCACTAGCAATCGCGTGACTATAGTCTCCTGTCACAAAAAAGGCCGTTGTCCGATAAGACAGATATCCCGGAACCAGAGGGGCCAAGATGGCCAAGATAAAAACCACAGCAGGTGTCTTATAAAGAATACTTAAAATCTGGCTGACACAAGAACCGATAATGGCCGCAATAAAGGTAGCCACAATAACATTGGTCGGTTCCTTGAGCAAAAGATAGATTAGCCAGACAGCCATGCCCAAAATCCCTCCTGGTAAGAGCATAGACCGCTGAACATTGAGTACGATTAAAAAAGTGATGATAGCAAGAAGACTTGCTACTGCTTGTAATAAAAAGGTTGTTAGTGTCATATTAATTCATCAATACCAAGGCGACAGAAGTTCCCGCCCCTAAAGCAAGGGTAATGAGCAGGGATTCAAACATCTTACTCATACCAGAGTTTATGTGGTTGGTCATAATATCACGAACCGCATTGGTCAAGGCAATCCCTGGTACAAACGGCATGACTGCACCAGCTATAATCAAATCTGCTGTTGAAGGAAAGCCTGTGTGGCGAGCCCAAAACTGGGCAATCATCCCAAAGACAAAGGCTCCAGCAAAGGCCGTCACAAAGGGAATTCGGATAAACTTCTCCACATAGAGGGAAAAGGCAAAACCAAATAAGGTAGCCACTCCTGCCCCAAGTGCGTCGTAGATATTTCCACTAAACATAATTGAGAAGAATGGGGCACTAAAGGTCGCAGCCAAAGTTACCTGCAACTTAGTATAAGGAAGGGGCTGGGCTTGCAAGGCCTTCAATTGCTTGAAGGCTGTCTCTAAATCAATCTCCCCCCCAACCAGTTGACGAGAAATCTGGTTCACATCGCAGACTTTTTCAATGTTATAAGAAGAGGAGGTCACGCGTTTCATTCGCGAAATATTGGTATTTTCAATGGAGAAAAAGATAGCGGCAGGCATGGCAAGAACATTGCAATCCACAATCCCCTGCGAATGCGCAATGCGGATCATGGTATCTTCTACACGATGAATCTCTGAGCCACTTTTAAGGAGAATGGTTCCTGCTAACATAATGACATCGATGACGGCATTTAATTCTTTTGATTCTTCCATGCTTGCCTCCTTTTATCAACTCCCTCTATTCTATCACAAATCCGGAGTCAAAAAAAATCTTTGCCATGAAATCATGACAAAGATTCGTTTAATCACGAGAATTTTCGTGGTTTCCTTCACTATTTGGTTGAGTCGGAGTAGGAACCGTTCCTTGTTGATTTCCTTGATGGCCACCTTGTTGATTCCCTTGATTTGGAGTAGTAGGTGAACCTTGGTTACCACGTGGAACTGACGTTGAAGAGGAACTTGATGGTGGTGTTTTGGGTTTATAAATCGAAATTTTAATACGTGTGCTGGCTAAATCAATTTTTCCACCCGGTTTTGGACTTTGCTCTACAACAGTCTCCTCAGCTGTTCCTTCAGGAGCAGTAGACACTTCTACAACTTCGATATTAGCTTTTTTAATTCCATATATCTCTGTAAGATTATTAACTGCAAATTCTCGAGTTGAACCAATATAACTTGGCATTGAAATAGAATTTACTTTTTTAGCAACAGTCAGAACTATTTGAGTTGCCTTGCTAAGATCATAGGTTGTTCCCTCCGGTAAACTTTGTTTCATGATTGTACCAGCTTCGATTTCGTTGGATTCTTCTTCCTCAATCATAATTAGATTTTCTGGAACCTTCTTGCCTTTCAATTCTGCCACTACATCACTAGATTTTCGTCCAAGATAATTTCCAAGTTGGAAGGATTGCTGACCAGAAGACACAATCAAATTAATTTTTGTTCCTTCTTTGCGTGTCGTACCGGCGTCAGGATCGGTACGAATAACACGACCTTCTTCAACCTTATCACTAGCCTCTGTTTTTTCTTCACCAACCTCAAAATTGGCTTTCTTAAGCGCTTCTTTAGCCTCAGCAACCGTCTGACCTGCCACCTTTGGAACGGCAATGGTAGCGGGCGTTCTATATAAAATCCATACCAAGGATGCCACAACTAACAAGAAGGTCGCAAATAAAATTGGATAACGTGCTTTCAGGCGACGCCGTTTGGTTGGCTTTGGACTAGGTACTGGTTTTTCTGTCTGATGAGGCTGGGGCTTAGATTGAGGTCTTCCCTCTTGTACCGGAGCTTTAGGAATAGAAGTCAGCGTACTTTGTGGAACTTTAGGAAGAGTTTTAGTATCTGCCTTAGTTGCATCGTCAAAGACCAGCTTTGGTTCATTACGACGATTATTAGATAAACTACTCGACAAGTCCACATACATCTCAGCGACTGATTTGTAGCGATCGGTCAATTTCTTGGCAGTTGCCTTGATAACAACATTTTCTAAAGCCTGAGGCACAGATGGATTTTCAGCTATAACCGATGGCAGTGGTTTCTGGAAATGCTGGAGGGCGATGGTCACCGCACTATCCCCATCGTAAGGAATATGACCTGTCAGCATCTCATAGAAAATAATCCCCATGGCATAGATATCACTCTGCACAGTTGCTTTAGAACCACGCGCCTGCTCTGGAGACAAATAATGAACGGAACCTAGCATTGAGTTGGTCTGAGTCAGACTTGTCTCTGCAAAGGCTACTGCGATTCCAAAGTCTGTAACTTTGGCAGTCCCATCTGGGGTCAAAAGGATATTTTGCGGTTTCAAATCCCTGTGAACAATCCCTCGAGTATGGGCTAAGCGCATAGCCAGAAGGATTTGTCCCATGATTCGAATCGCTTCTTCATTTGAAAGAGGGTGATGTTCCTTGATATAGCGTTTGAGATCTAACCCAGCAACATATTCCATTGCGAGATACTGTTGTCCCTCTTCTTCACCGATATCTGTAATCCGAACGATATGAGGATGGTCCAAATCTGCCATGGCTCTCGCTTCCCGCTGAAAACGAGCCACAGCAATCGGGTCTGTCTGGTAGTTGGTCCTCAGAACCTTTACTGCCACTTCTTCACCGTCCAAAATCAAATCCTTGGCCAAATAGACATCTGCCATGCCTCCTCGACCAATTTGTTTGATAATTCGATACCGCCCGGCAAAAATCTTGCCGATTTGGATCATTCTGTTTCCTCCTCATTAACAGCAATAAGGGCAACTGTGATGTTATCTAAACCACCTGCATTGTTGGCAAAACGGATCAAGGTTGCTGCCTTATCTTCCAAAGAAATATCGCTGGTTACAATATCAGAAATCTCACTTCCTGAAATCATATTTGTCAAACCATCGCTATTGAGTAAGAGATAGTCCCCAGGCTCAAGGGTGATTATTCCAAAATCAGGCTGAATTTCATCTTTTTGACCAATAGATTGAGTAATAATATTTTTCTGTGGATGGCTAGCAGCTTCTTCAGGTGTCAATTGACCTGCCTTAAGCAATTCATTGACCAAAGAATGATCGCTCGTTAACTGGTGGTATTCTTCTCCACGAATCAAACCGATACGAGAATCCCCGATGTGGGCATAGATAGCCTGATTATCAATAATGGCTACAGCCTCAAGGGTTGTTCCCATTCCTTTATAGGCTTCATTTTGTCCCAATTGGTTAATCCTTTGATTTTCAATCTCAAGGTTGTTAGCAAACCATTCACGCACTTCATTAACCGTATCGATTTGTGTATCAACCCAAGCTACACCCAGGTCTGTTACCGCCATCTCACTAGCGATATTCCCTGCGCGATGACCTCCCATACCATCAGCTAGGATAATCATGGTACGCCCAGCTCTATTGACATAGTGGTTGACATAGTCTTGGTTATTTGTTCGTTTCTGACCAACATCTGTTAATAATGAAATTTCCATGTGTTAGTTCCTTCCTAATCTGATATCTTGCGAAATTGACTGATGAAGAATCCATCACTTCCATACAATTCAGGGGTGATGAGGA includes these proteins:
- the pknB gene encoding Stk1 family PASTA domain-containing Ser/Thr kinase, whose protein sequence is MIQIGKIFAGRYRIIKQIGRGGMADVYLAKDLILDGEEVAVKVLRTNYQTDPIAVARFQREARAMADLDHPHIVRITDIGEEEGQQYLAMEYVAGLDLKRYIKEHHPLSNEEAIRIMGQILLAMRLAHTRGIVHRDLKPQNILLTPDGTAKVTDFGIAVAFAETSLTQTNSMLGSVHYLSPEQARGSKATVQSDIYAMGIIFYEMLTGHIPYDGDSAVTIALQHFQKPLPSVIAENPSVPQALENVVIKATAKKLTDRYKSVAEMYVDLSSSLSNNRRNEPKLVFDDATKADTKTLPKVPQSTLTSIPKAPVQEGRPQSKPQPHQTEKPVPSPKPTKRRRLKARYPILFATFLLVVASLVWILYRTPATIAVPKVAGQTVAEAKEALKKANFEVGEEKTEASDKVEEGRVIRTDPDAGTTRKEGTKINLIVSSGQQSFQLGNYLGRKSSDVVAELKGKKVPENLIMIEEEESNEIEAGTIMKQSLPEGTTYDLSKATQIVLTVAKKVNSISMPSYIGSTREFAVNNLTEIYGIKKANIEVVEVSTAPEGTAEETVVEQSPKPGGKIDLASTRIKISIYKPKTPPSSSSSTSVPRGNQGSPTTPNQGNQQGGHQGNQQGTVPTPTQPNSEGNHENSRD
- a CDS encoding threonine/serine exporter family protein, whose amino-acid sequence is MEESKELNAVIDVIMLAGTILLKSGSEIHRVEDTMIRIAHSQGIVDCNVLAMPAAIFFSIENTNISRMKRVTSSSYNIEKVCDVNQISRQLVGGEIDLETAFKQLKALQAQPLPYTKLQVTLAATFSAPFFSIMFSGNIYDALGAGVATLFGFAFSLYVEKFIRIPFVTAFAGAFVFGMIAQFWARHTGFPSTADLIIAGAVMPFVPGIALTNAVRDIMTNHINSGMSKMFESLLITLALGAGTSVALVLMN
- a CDS encoding Stp1/IreP family PP2C-type Ser/Thr phosphatase, which translates into the protein MEISLLTDVGQKRTNNQDYVNHYVNRAGRTMIILADGMGGHRAGNIASEMAVTDLGVAWVDTQIDTVNEVREWFANNLEIENQRINQLGQNEAYKGMGTTLEAVAIIDNQAIYAHIGDSRIGLIRGEEYHQLTSDHSLVNELLKAGQLTPEEAASHPQKNIITQSIGQKDEIQPDFGIITLEPGDYLLLNSDGLTNMISGSEISDIVTSDISLEDKAATLIRFANNAGGLDNITVALIAVNEEETE
- a CDS encoding threonine/serine exporter family protein, with the translated sequence MTLTTFLLQAVASLLAIITFLIVLNVQRSMLLPGGILGMAVWLIYLLLKEPTNVIVATFIAAIIGSCVSQILSILYKTPAVVFILAILAPLVPGYLSYRTTAFFVTGDYSHAIASATLVVMLALVISIGMASGTVILRLYSYLRKQQNR